The genomic stretch GGTGTTTTGCAAGTAAGGTTTGCCATTGTTCGTGGCCCAGCCCGGTTTTGGGACAAAAAAACCGTATgaacatcatgacatgttgtgtgattcttcacaacatgatcatggaGGATGAAAGAGAGTTCAGTCTACCTGCTTCTATGACaacgttggcacccgagtgcaacCCCAATGCAATCAGGATCGCATTGAAGCTTTTCTTGAAACACATCGGCAAATTGAGAATGCCAGTACCCATGCCCAACTCGTTTATGATCTGAAAATGCACCACTGGCAGCGACATGGCCGTCGTCTTTGATCCTACCATTGCATTCATTTATGTGTGAGATGTATCATTGTTGAGGTATTTGTTCATTTGTTTGATTGTTGGAAATGTGTTGTAATTTGGTTGATCTTCAtttgttcaattttcccaaaACTATTGTAATAATATGGTTCAGACATTTGTTTatctgttgtaataatttggatgattatttgattaattatgatCGATTGTTGTATGTGTTGCATATAAATTCTATGAAAAACCCTTAGCCCTTAAaccagaattataaaacagaactaTAAAACAGTTTTACAATATATTCTGGTATAAGGGTTATGTTCTGCGCCAGCAATTTTCCGACCAATAAatacgagttcggtgaactgaactcgggTTTTCAGTTCGCGTGTTTACGGCCTCTGCTAGAGATACTCTAACAAGACGGGTTCCCAAACCTTCACAGGCTAGTGGCATACTTTATTGATCAACTACCTATCTTCagtgtgcatcattttgatgcagaggttgAGGGTAGaacctccatttcaaaaaaagaaGATTTAACTTGGCCCTTTACTTTCAGCTTTATCTCAATGGTAACTTTTTTCGAGTACACGCAGGCCGCAGGAGATCTACGACTTTTGTGTTTAGATGGAAGAAAGGTTAGAGGCCATACAAGAGAGCACCACCTTCCCCAACGACCACAGACGGCCAAGGGGTGAGAGAGAGACCTAGGTTTACATGTTCCCTCCCGGTGACCCACCTCTACCCCTAAAGCGGAGACGACATGAAATCCAACCACACCAAGTGGACAGGATGGAGGCGAGGGTACGAGCAGCCAGCTCGTCCCTTGCCCTGCAGAGGACGCGTTCGTGCCTTCCAAGCGTAGGAGACTGAATCTGGTAACATGATCGTGGGCGACTGCGGCCTACTTGCGATGTTTGCCCTGTGGGACGGCGAGTCAAGTCCAGCCACTACGGAAAGACCTAGAGCGGCGCAGCGTGCTGGTAGTCGAGAGGCGTTCCACTCACGGCCTTTGCATGCAGTGTTCCACGGGGCAGAGGCAGGGAGGATGTGATCGCCGGTCTCGTCGGACACTCCCGGGCAGTAGGGCAGTAAGCATGCGAGGGCGGATTCTTGGGGCGGGTTAGGCGATCAACAGACCAGCAGAAACACCTCAATGCGAGCCACGCATGGAATTTAAACGCCATTGGAGCAAAAGAGTTCCAGGGTCGATATATAGAATTGCTCGAGATGGACCCATCAAATGCAAAAGGAGATCTTTAGAGAGAGCACTTGATAgttgtgtcttggaagaagaAATATTAGGTTGCGACTGCTGTCCAACTACACCATAAACCTCCAAGGTCTATCTTAAGTATGCTTCCTAGACCTGGTCTAGCTCCGTAACTCTAAATGTGTAGATATGCATTCTGCTCCTAACTAAAGCATCCCTTGGGATGTGTCCTGGTATGGTGTGTGTTAAGACCATAGGCACAATAAAGTCATGTCCTCAAATTTTTTCGCAGGATGCCATAATAATTCCCAGCTGCTACGATATGCATCAAATTCCTCGGCGTCAATCATGGGTGTTGATTTGGATCTGGTTTCAATCTTTTGCTCTCCTCTCCACCAATCACCGGTTGCGCAACAATTTCACCTATATTTCTCATCTCCTTCTCATCAACAATTGGCCCAATTCGTGAGTCGAGATGCGTTCCAATCTCTCCGGGCCTATCAATGCATGCGTAAGTTGAGTTGCAAGTTGGAGAGACATATCAGGCTATGAtcattattaatgaagtttggaGAGAACTACCTTCATATTGAATCACATATCAAGTTTGCAAGCTATCGCATCACTATACATTAGTTGAGGGATTCATATAAGTCTTACCATTGCTAGCAAAATGGTTGTTAAGTGACCTCTCCCACAAAGTTGCCAAGAAGCAAAAACTTCTGTCCATGATGGAGATAAGCAATGCTAGAGGAAGATTGATGCTCTTGACTAAGAATAATACTTGGGTAATTACTAATCTGATTGCTAATAAAAAAGGTTGTAGGCTGCAAGTGGGTGTTACGGCCTAACAAAACAAACTTTTGATGGAAAGGTGAGAAAGAAGTATAAGGCCAAACTTGTGACGAAGGGTTATAAGCCAGACCCTACGGGTAGATTATGATGAGTCATTCAGTATTCCACAAAGTCTCTAAATATCTAGGATATGTAATAATGACAAATTAAATACTTAACCCATTTGAATAGACCCATGGCTTTCGAAATCACAATGAAGAAATTTCAAAACTACTTGTTTTATTGATCAGAACCAAACTACCTATGATTCTTCATTTCACAGCTAGTTCTTGTGAACAAGTATATAAGTGCTGGCTTTGAATTAAATCCATAATGTTTGTGGGAGTGAGGTATTGTCTACATTGCAGGAAAGTAGAAATGGTAATATTAGGaaaaatatttgaaatattcaaaaaaatGTTAAAAGGCGATCTAATTGACACCAGTTCATGACATTATTCTAGATTTTCTAGAACTATTGATTCCTAAACTGTATCTAAAAGTAAATCTAAATATTTTATAGGTAAAAGGAGTNNNNNNNNNNNNNNNNNNNNNNNNNNNNNNNNNNNNNNNNNNNNNNNNNNNNNNNNNNNNNNNNNNNNNNNNNNNNNNNNNNNNNNNNNNNNNNNNNNNNTCTAAACTGTACGCTCTAAAGAGTAAATGTTAAAATAATTTTTATAGGTAAAAGGAGTTAGAGTAGAGGCACGATAAGCTGCAGCTTAGTACATCTTGAACTGAGGCCCTAACTCTTGAGGGTCCGGGGCGATCGTCACTCTGCCCCGCCCTATGGACGGCAATCCCTATTCCCCGCTCAGAGCGGGAGCGATTCACTCCCGCCTGAAGCGACGGacgggtgggccggcccattagtgtCTACCCTGTTCGGTTTTTTCCTTTAGTTTCtggttattttttttttttggcttcccATGTTTTTGGGTTCTGGTTTTTTTCTTTCGGTTTTTTCTGGTTTTGCtgatttcgaaatttgttcagaaTTGTTTTTCGTTCTgattctaaaaaatgttcatattataaaattgttcaaattcgaaatttgttcaaatttgaaatttgttcaaatttcaaatttgtttgatttTAAAAttctttattttaaatttttttttgaaaaactaccaaattttaaatttgaacattttaagatCTGCActattttaaaaataaaacaatttttgtatttgaaaattttgaagatttaAACGTTTTTTAATTCGGAATAATttttagtttgaacattttttgaagttgaacatttttaaaatctgaacattttctcgtttgaacatttttcgaatctgaacagtTTTCTACTTTGAACTTTTTTTTCGATTTGaactttttttcaaaatttaaacagttttcaaattcaaacatttattcaaaACGTGAATATTTTTCTAAATAAAAAACCACCAGAACTAGCGATGGTTCCATCCGAACGAGGTAGCTGGTACAAGCACGGCAGATAAATGGGCCCGGCCCAGGTGGTGTGCCCTTAAGCGATGTTGTCCAGAACAATCGCTTAAAGCGATGTATAGGACCTCCCCTATGGACCAGCCCTGCATATATCTGTGTTTAATGTGGACATTCCGGCTCACCTAAATAAGTTTCCCATCATTTAAAGACTTAAGCTCTTATTCACCATCTCCAGcaaattttgcaacaaacaaatatgcCTAAACTCCGGAATATTATTTCTTCTGCTGAAACTACTCTGAGATGTACATTTGTGCTAACTACAAAATAGATTGAACAAACAACCGTCCTGGTCATATCTCTAGGACATATTTCCCTCTGTTCTATCTTACTGATCTATATTACAGGCTATCCACAACAAAAACAGACACTTTCGGAGCATGCATACGAACGACTAGTGAGGCTTTACTTGTGGTAAAACTTAGAAATCGACTGCCATCCTGGTCTTGATCGGCTTCAGCTTCACACCCATGCTCTCAGGAGATAGCAGTTCCGGCGATATGCGGCACGGGCTCAACGGACTGCGAGGGCTGCTGCTTGGCTGGAAGGGCCTGTGGAGCCCGTAGCCCATGAGGAAGTACTCCATCGGCATCAGCATTGCGTGTGGCTGCTCCTCGGTCACAAGGGAGCCGCAATTCTGAACCTGTAATGTAACTGACAGCTAACTAAGCAAAGTTTCTGTGCCAGGTCTTGCTCTTATTAGTGAATGGCACAGGGTGGATTCATGTCGTACCTCGACGAGCGCGCAGTACTTCTGGTCTAGCTTTGTTGTCATATGGATGGCATCGTCATGGAATTGTGAGTTCTCTCCCACAATTATCAGTGTGCGGCACCAGAGTTTCCTCAATTTGTCTGTTAAGTCATGCCTCCTGGTGGAGGCGTAGTCTCTATGAGCTTCCAAGATATAAATGCTCAATTTGCTTTGAGAAAAGGAACATAACTGTACATACTTATTCACTGACTGAAGAAATCTCCAAACGTTTTCACCCTGCCTCTCATCAAGCAACTGCATAGACAGAAATATCACCTTGGAGTTTGCGATTTTGTAACTAAACAAATTTACATGATCTATAGGCACAAGGTACTAACAGTTCTGCAGGCCTGCACGATGTCTGATTCAGCACACTGAGAGTTGCCACGCACTTCCTGCAGAAAATAGCAGAATGTGTTCCAATAAGACCAGGACAAAGATAGACATGAGTTGCAACAAGACAAGATGAGGATAATGAGATCTGAGGTTACCTTGCTGAAGTATCTCTGAAGCAAGCACTCCTTGACCACGCCTCGTGCGCCATAATAATAAAGCAAATTTAACAACACCTGGAACATGAAAAGTCATTGTTAATTTAATTCAACGGTGTTACTATATTTGGCAGGAGAAAAATGATCTCAAGTcttaggaaa from Lolium rigidum isolate FL_2022 chromosome 4, APGP_CSIRO_Lrig_0.1, whole genome shotgun sequence encodes the following:
- the LOC124708420 gene encoding protein NDL2-like, with amino-acid sequence MGESRSSRSGSVSVDIERISFGGKDHLVRTRCGSVSVAVYGDQEKPGLITYPDVALNYMSCFQGLFLCPEAASLLLHNFCIYRIGHELGAAQVQSDAPVRSVDDLADQVADVLDFFSLGSVMCLGVTAGAYVLTLFATKYQERVIGLMLVSPLCKAPSWSEWLYNKVLLNLLYYYGARGVVKECLLQRYFSKEVRGNSQCAESDIVQACRTLLDERQGENVWRFLQSVNKRHDLTDKLRKLWCRTLIIVGENSQFHDDAIHMTTKLDQKYCALVEVQNCGSLVTEEQPHAMLMPMEYFLMGYGLHRPFQPSSSPRSPLSPCRISPELLSPESMGVKLKPIKTRMAVDF